The window TGATAAATTCTTAAAGGATAGTACACTAAAATACAATTTAATATTTTCATAATACTGATTTAAAGTATTATAATGAAATTCTTAAATTGACGGCATTGAAAAAATATTTGAAAAAAAGTATAAAAAAAAGAGAGAATTAAATATATGTCAAATATATTTAAATTAAAATTCCGTTAATAACACCGTCTTGACCAGGTCTTGATGTTACTTTAGCATTACCTTCAGGAGTTTCTACAATAGCCCCTTTAGTAATGATGTTCCTTCTAACGTAGTTAGGGTTTGCAGTGTTTTCAATTACACCGAGAATGTCAACTACTTGAGTTTTACCGTTAGCATCAGTAACGTTGATTTTATTACCAGTAGCTAATCTGAGTTTTTCATTTCCGCCACGGGTTCTGATTTTTCTTAATTTTTTCTC is drawn from uncultured Methanobrevibacter sp. and contains these coding sequences:
- a CDS encoding 30S ribosomal protein S8e → MAISQGKSTRSPSGARNVANRGKRKSELGRDPAETRLDEKKLRKIRTRGGNEKLRLATGNKINVTDANGKTQVVDILGVIENTANPNYVRRNIITKGAIVETPEGNAKVTSRPGQDGVINGILI